Below is a genomic region from Pseudomonas frederiksbergensis.
ACACCTTTGGCGTCGGCCACTCCAGCACCTCGATCAGCGCAGCGCTGGGCATGGCGATTGCCGCCCGCCTGCAAAACAGCGATCGCAAGGCGATCGCCGTGATCGGCGACGGCGCACTGACCGCGGGCATGGCGTTCGAAGCGCTGAATCATGCGCCGGAAGTCAACGCCAACATGCTGGTGATCCTCAACGACAACGATATGTCGATCTCGCGCAATGTGGGCGGGCTGTCGAATTATCTGGCGAAAATCCTCTCCAGCCGCACTTACGCGAGCATGCGTGAAGGCAGCAAAAAGGTCCTGTCGCGCCTGCCCGGCGCCTGGGAAATCGCCCGTCGTACCGAAGAATACGCAAAAGGCATGCTGGTTCCCGGCACCCTGTTCGAAGAACTGGGCTGGAACTACATCGGCCCGATCGACGGCCATGATCTGCCCACCCTGATCGCCACCCTGCGCAACATGCGCGACCTCAAGGGCCCGCAGTTCCTGCACGTCGTCACCAAAAAAGGCAAAGGCTTCGCCCCGGCGGAAGTCGACCCGATCGGTTACCACGCGATCACCAAGCTCGAACCGCTGGACGCTCCAGCCGCCGCGCCGAAAAAAGCCGGTGGGCCGAAGTACTCCGGTGTGTTTGGCGAGTGGCTGTGCGACATGGCCGCTGCTGACCCGCGCCTGGTCGGTATCACGCCGGCGATGAAAGAAGGCTCCGACCTGGTGGCCTTCAGCGAACGCTTCCCGCTGCGCTATTTCGACGTGGCGATTGCCGAGCAACACGCGGTCACTCTCGCCGCCGGCATGGCTTGCGAAGGCGCCAAACCGGTGGTGGCGATCTACTCGACGTTCCTGCAACGTGCCTACGACCAGCTGGTTCACGACGTGGCGGTGCAAAACCTCGACGTGCTGTTCGCCATCGACCGTGCCGGTCTGGTGGGCGAAGACGGCCCGACTCACGCCGGCAGTTTCGACCTGTCGTTCCTGCGGTGCATCCCCGGCATGGTGGTGATGACCCCGAGCGACGAAAACGAGCTGCGCAAAATGCTCAGCACCGGCCATCTGTACAATGGCCCGGCGGCAGTGCGTTACCCACGCGGCACGGGGCCGAACGCAACTATCGAGAAGAACCTCGATCCGATTGAAATCGGCAAAGGCGTGATTCGTCGTCAGGGCAACACTGTCGCCCTGCTGGTGTTCGGCGTGCAACTGACCGAAGCACTGAAAGTCGCTGAAAAACTCGATGCGACCGTGGTCGACATGCGCTTCGTCAAACCGCTCGATGAAGCGTTGGTACGCGAGGTCGCTGGCAACCACGCGCTGCTGGTGACCATTGAAGAAAACGCCATCATGGGCGGTGCCGGTAGCGCGGTCAGCGAGTTCCTCGCCCGCGAAAACCTGCTCAAGCCCGTACTGCACCTGGGCTTGCCGGACGTCTACGTCGAGCACGCCAAACCGGCGCAAATGCTCGCCGAATGCGGTCTGGACGAAGCGGGCATCGAAGCGTCCATTCGCGAGCGCCTGCAACTGCTCAACCAGTAACGCACTCCCCCGTAGGAGCTACCGCAGGCTGCGATCTTTTGATGTCCCATAAAGATCGCAGCCTTCGGCGGCTCCTACGCGCATTGGTAACTGCCACGGACTGCCCATGAAACTCCCCCGCCTCGCGCTGACGTTGAGCCTTTTGCCTGCCGGTCAGCTTTTGGCTGACACCTTCGAGCGCGAGCAAGCCCTGAAACTGCCCGACGTACTGATCAGCGCCAACCGTCAGGTCGAAGCGCGCAACGACAGCAGCGCCGCCAACACCGTGTTTACCCGTGAAGACATCGACCGCCTGCAACCGAGCAGTGTGACGGACCTGCTGAGCCGGGTGCCCGGCGTACAGGTCTCGCAAAGCGGCGGACGCGGCAGCCTGCCGGGGATTTACATTCGTGGTACCGGCTCGGCACAAAGCCTGGTACTGGTGGACGGCCAACGCATCGGCAACTCGACGTCCGGCGACAGTAATCTGCAGCACCTGAACATCCAGCAGATCGAGCGTGTGGAAGTGCTGCGCGGTTCACGCTCGGTGATCTACGGCAGCGACGCGATTGGCGGGGTGATTCAGATCTTTACCCGTCGCAGCACCGAATCGGGGTTGCAACCGCGCGTGCACATGGGCTTTGGCAGCAACCAGACCTGGGAGCGCAGCCTGGGCTTGTCCGGGGGTGACGCGCAAACCCGCTTCAACCTCGGCGCCAGCCTCGATGACACCGCCGGGATCAATCGCACTCACGAATCCTATCCCAGCGATGACGACCACGATGCCTATCGCAACAAGTCCCTGAGCCTAAGCCTGAGTCATGCCTTCAATGACGATATCGAGGCCGGCCTGAACATCCTCGATAACCGTGGCAAGAGCGAGTTTGACAACCCGTTCGGTCGCTACGACATGAGCACCGGTAACAGCGTCCAGCAAAAGCCCTACAACGATTTCACCGTGAGCAGTTTCAGCAGTTATGTCGACGCACGCATCAACGATGCGTGGAAGTCCCGCGTGGAACTGGGCCACAGCGAAAACCGCGAAGAAACCTTCGACACGCTCAGCGACGATCACAGCGTGTTCAACACCTATCGCAATTCGCTGAACTGGCAGAACGACCTGACACTGAACCGGCAGAACAGCCTGATTCTTGGCGGCGATTGGTACGAAGACCGGGTCAATAGCAGCACACCGTTCGACGAAGACAGCCGCTGGAACCGCGCGGTGTTTATCCAGCATCGCTTCCAGGCGCAAAACTTCTCCACCGAACTGGGTCTGCGGCGCGATCAGAATCAGCAGTTTGGTGGCCAGAACAGTTGGAGCGGCACCTTCACCCTGCCGCTGAACCCGGACAACGACGTGTTGCTGAGCTACAGCGAAGGCTTCCGCGCGCCGACCTTCAACGACCTCTACTACCCGGACTTCAGCAACCCGAACCTGAAACCCGAAACCTCGAAAAGCTACGAGGTGCAGTGGCGCAGTCAACTGAGCGAAACCAGTCGGCTGGAAGCCTCGCTGTACCGCACCGACCTTGAAGACGCGATCATCTTCGGCAGCCATTCACGCCCGGAAAACATCGCGTCGGCACGGATCAATGGTTTCGAAGCTGCCCTCAAGCAGGAGGCGTTCGGCTGGCAGAGCAACCTCGGCGTTTCGATCATCGACCCACGGGATCGCGACAGCGGCCACACGCTGGCTCGTCGTGCACGACGGACCTTGAGCCTGGATCTGGACCGTCAGTTTGATCGACTTGGCCTCGGCGCCACCTGGCAAGCAGTGAGCAGCAGTTATGACGACAAGGACAACCGTCAGCCGCTGGGCGGTTACGCCCTGCTAGGATTACGCAGCAGTTGGGCGTTGAATCACCAGATCACGCTGGAGATGAAAGTCGATAACCTGCTGAACAAGGATTACAGCCGCGCGCTCTACGAGCATGACGGTAGCCAGTACAGGTATCGCGAAGAAGGTCGGGCGTTGATGTTTGGGGTGACCTGGATGCCGCAGCTCTGACCTCTCGTTCCACGCTCTGCGCGGGAACGATCGTTAGCGCTGCGGGGCGATCAACTGGCAAAGCTTGGCGGTCGCCGCGATCATCTGCCCGCTCGGCCGCTCCAGGCCTTTATCCGTCACCAGCAACAACTGCTTCTGAGCCACCGCCGTCATCTGTGGCCAGGCTTTCCAGGCGTCGAGCTGCGCCTGGCTGCCGGCGAGGATCACCTGGGGATTACGCGAAAGCACCGACTCCACACTGACCTGCGGCGCCGGCAAGGTCATGTCGGCAAACACGTTGTGCGCTCCGCACACCTCAAGCGCATCGCTGATGATCTGCCCGCCGCCCACGGTGTAGAGCGGCTGATCCCAGACCTGATAAAACACCCGAAGCGGATCTTTGCGTTGATAGCGCTGGCGTAAATCGTCGAGCTGCCTGCGCAAATCAACCGCAAGCGTGCGCCCACGCTCGGGTCGGCCGAGCTGCCTGGCTATCGTTTCAATTTGGCGGGTCAGTTGCTTGAGGTTATGCGGTTCGGCGATAAAGGTCGGAATGCCCAGTCGACTCAGTTGCTCACGCTGCGCCGGACCGACACTGCCGGGCCAGAGCAACAACAGATCCGGTTTGAGACTGAGCAGGCGCTCCATGTCCAACTGACCGTAACGGCCAACGGAAGGGATGGATTTGAGTTCTGCAGGACGCTCGCCAGCATCGAGCACGCCCACCAGCAGGTCGGCCGAGCCCAGCTCAACGACGATTTCCGAGAGTGACGGCGCGAGACTGACCACCCGCTCTACCGCGACTGCCGAACCATTGATGGCCAGCAGCAGAACCGCCAGCCAGCGGCGCATCAGCCGAGTTGACGCGGAATACGGTAAAGGTAGAACAGCACCGTGGTCGACAGCGCCAGCAGGACCAAAGGCACCGCTTCGAGGCCGACAAACACCGCCAGTGCACCGATCCAGGCCGGCAAGGCAGCGACGAGGAATGCCAGACGGCGTTTAGCCGCCAGGGCAGCCCAGGCAGCGGGTTCTTCCGGGGTATCGAGGGCTTTCTGGGTAGCGATCAAGGCGTGTTTGTAGCCGCCGAAAAACCGCAGGCTGACAAACATCGAGGCCACCCCGGCAATGAAAAACGGCATCGCCAGCACGGGTAAAAACGCCTCGCTCTGGCCGAACACGCCGTTGATCACGAGCAGCGGCAGCAAGGCCAGCGCCAGGTATTGCCACCAGTTGACGGACAGTCGCCGCCGGACCTGACCGCGAGTCACGCCCGATCTGCCTCGCCCTGATGCTCGTTGCCCATCATGTGGTCGAGCTTGCTGGCCTTGGTCGCCAAGTAGAGTTTGTTGTGCGGATTGTGACCGGTGTGCAGCGGCACGCGCTCGGCAACCACGATGCCCATATCGGTCAACGCTTTCACCTTACGTGGGTTGTTGGTCATCAGACGCAGGGATTTCACGCCCAGGTGCTCAAGCATTGGCAGGCACATGGCGTAGTCGCGCTGGTCAGCGGCAAAGCCCAGACGCTCGTTGGCTTCAACGGTATCGGCGCCG
It encodes:
- the dxs gene encoding 1-deoxy-D-xylulose-5-phosphate synthase, which encodes MPTTFHEIPRKRPTTPLLDRANTPDGLRRLGEAELETLANELRLELLYTVGQTGGHFGAGLGVIELTIALHYVFDTPDDRLVWDVGHQAYPHKILTGRRERMGTLRQKDGLAAFPRRSESEYDTFGVGHSSTSISAALGMAIAARLQNSDRKAIAVIGDGALTAGMAFEALNHAPEVNANMLVILNDNDMSISRNVGGLSNYLAKILSSRTYASMREGSKKVLSRLPGAWEIARRTEEYAKGMLVPGTLFEELGWNYIGPIDGHDLPTLIATLRNMRDLKGPQFLHVVTKKGKGFAPAEVDPIGYHAITKLEPLDAPAAAPKKAGGPKYSGVFGEWLCDMAAADPRLVGITPAMKEGSDLVAFSERFPLRYFDVAIAEQHAVTLAAGMACEGAKPVVAIYSTFLQRAYDQLVHDVAVQNLDVLFAIDRAGLVGEDGPTHAGSFDLSFLRCIPGMVVMTPSDENELRKMLSTGHLYNGPAAVRYPRGTGPNATIEKNLDPIEIGKGVIRRQGNTVALLVFGVQLTEALKVAEKLDATVVDMRFVKPLDEALVREVAGNHALLVTIEENAIMGGAGSAVSEFLARENLLKPVLHLGLPDVYVEHAKPAQMLAECGLDEAGIEASIRERLQLLNQ
- a CDS encoding TonB-dependent receptor domain-containing protein, with the protein product MKLPRLALTLSLLPAGQLLADTFEREQALKLPDVLISANRQVEARNDSSAANTVFTREDIDRLQPSSVTDLLSRVPGVQVSQSGGRGSLPGIYIRGTGSAQSLVLVDGQRIGNSTSGDSNLQHLNIQQIERVEVLRGSRSVIYGSDAIGGVIQIFTRRSTESGLQPRVHMGFGSNQTWERSLGLSGGDAQTRFNLGASLDDTAGINRTHESYPSDDDHDAYRNKSLSLSLSHAFNDDIEAGLNILDNRGKSEFDNPFGRYDMSTGNSVQQKPYNDFTVSSFSSYVDARINDAWKSRVELGHSENREETFDTLSDDHSVFNTYRNSLNWQNDLTLNRQNSLILGGDWYEDRVNSSTPFDEDSRWNRAVFIQHRFQAQNFSTELGLRRDQNQQFGGQNSWSGTFTLPLNPDNDVLLSYSEGFRAPTFNDLYYPDFSNPNLKPETSKSYEVQWRSQLSETSRLEASLYRTDLEDAIIFGSHSRPENIASARINGFEAALKQEAFGWQSNLGVSIIDPRDRDSGHTLARRARRTLSLDLDRQFDRLGLGATWQAVSSSYDDKDNRQPLGGYALLGLRSSWALNHQITLEMKVDNLLNKDYSRALYEHDGSQYRYREEGRALMFGVTWMPQL
- a CDS encoding cobalamin-binding protein; translated protein: MRRWLAVLLLAINGSAVAVERVVSLAPSLSEIVVELGSADLLVGVLDAGERPAELKSIPSVGRYGQLDMERLLSLKPDLLLLWPGSVGPAQREQLSRLGIPTFIAEPHNLKQLTRQIETIARQLGRPERGRTLAVDLRRQLDDLRQRYQRKDPLRVFYQVWDQPLYTVGGGQIISDALEVCGAHNVFADMTLPAPQVSVESVLSRNPQVILAGSQAQLDAWKAWPQMTAVAQKQLLLVTDKGLERPSGQMIAATAKLCQLIAPQR
- a CDS encoding MFS transporter, with translation MTRGQVRRRLSVNWWQYLALALLPLLVINGVFGQSEAFLPVLAMPFFIAGVASMFVSLRFFGGYKHALIATQKALDTPEEPAAWAALAAKRRLAFLVAALPAWIGALAVFVGLEAVPLVLLALSTTVLFYLYRIPRQLG